The Mangrovibacillus cuniculi sequence TTTCTATCATTCTACTTCTCCTTAATTTTATATCTTTCCTTGACTATAGCATTTATAGATTATATAATGTTCGTTGTGTAAAATAATGCAGCCTAGTATCACGGTTTGATGATTCTATACTGTTCCTCTAAGTGAGGTGTAACCCGTAACCCGCTGCTGCTAGGGCGAAGTTACATGAAAACAGTATACTCATGACGCTGATGATTGCCGGTTTTTATTTTACAACAAAATAAAAACAAAAAGGAGGAGTCTCTCATGGCTCGTTATACAGGTCCAGCTTGGAAACTGTCTCGTCGTCTTGGAATCTCTCTAAGCGGCACAGGTAAAGAATTAGAAAAACGCCCTTACGCACCAGGACAACACGGTCCTAACCAACGTAAGAAAATCTCAGAATATGGTTTACAATTACAAGAGAAGCAAAAGCTTCGTCATATGTATGGTGTAAACGAGCGTCAATTCCGCACGTTATTCGATAAAGCTGGTAAAGCTCAAGGTAAACACGGTGACAACTTCATGTCACTTCTAGAAGCTCGTCTTGATAACGTAGTATACCGTTTAGGTCTTGCTCG is a genomic window containing:
- the rpsD gene encoding 30S ribosomal protein S4, coding for MARYTGPAWKLSRRLGISLSGTGKELEKRPYAPGQHGPNQRKKISEYGLQLQEKQKLRHMYGVNERQFRTLFDKAGKAQGKHGDNFMSLLEARLDNVVYRLGLARTRRQARQLVNHGHVMVDGKRVDIPSYSLKAGQTITLREKSRNLSIVKEAIEVNNFVPDFLTFDADKLEGSFTRLPERSECPADINEALIVEFYSR